The Strix aluco isolate bStrAlu1 chromosome 21, bStrAlu1.hap1, whole genome shotgun sequence sequence GCATACCATTTTTGATATTTCTTGCTGTGTTCACTGCAGGTTGCTCTGTTCAGTTTTATGTTTAGTTTTATGTTTTTTAAGGGTGGATAAACACCACTGTTTGCTCACTGCATAAGCTTGTATAATGTGTTTATTGGAAACTATTACTTGAACCTCCTTTGCTAGTTAAGGACCGTGTTTGGCACTAAATTCATTAGTTATTTTGGATATGTTCTGTAAATCTGGATCTTTTGTCAGTGTCCTGGacagctgttttccttttctggatGAGTTTTGGGTATTGTACCTCCTTATTGAGGTTACATTTTTATTGATaaacgtttttttttttccttatttgatcATGTTTATAGCAGTATGTATGTTgcacaaaatggaaaagaaaacatgttcaacttgtcatttttatgttttagaaGTCTAACAGAATTAATAACACAATAAACACATGCTGGTTTGGATTATGAGTCTTTTAAAATGTTAGGAATTCACcatgaaaaatgaaatctgaaaaggGAAGGCCAGTCTTAACAAAACTTGGTTTTGTTCTAAAATTAGTTTCCAGGAAACAGACAATGCATGGCATGGTGGATGCCTGGCTCTGGCTGAATTAGGCAGAAGAGGATTGTTACTCCCTTCCCGAATTTCAGATGGTGAGTTGTAGCTGCTGAATGTTAGTAAGTTCATAAATTAACAATTTATAGTATTAGAGATTGAATGTGTGGCAATAGACTGGAATTTGCTGATGTGAGTGTGCTGAATAATGATGGTAGTATTGAATTCTAGAGTAAAAAATATGCCTATGGCAATATTTAAGGTACTTCTGTCAAAAGCAGTGTCTTGGGTGTGCCTTTTTTATACTtaataaatttttctttccaaaatgaaattagtttcttggggttttcttctttcttcctccctcccctgttTCTTTGTACAGttgtataaaaataattctgtgtctCTATATTGTGTCAGTGTCATTATTTAAATAGAATATATTAAATAATTGATGACTAACTTGCACTTTAAATAGCTTATGCTGTTTGTTTCTGATTAAATTTCAGAGGCCAATTTTGCATAATTAATACATGAATTGTTTAAGTTTTTAATGGGTTTTTGAAATGTCAGGAcggaaagaaaaataacagggCAGAGGAATTGTTTCTTTGTGTGTTCTGTATGTATCAACGTACACAGAAATAACAATGTGAAAGTAGTAGTTCTTTGTTTTGTGATTTTGGTCAATTTTTTATAGACTTGAAATGACAAAAGCGTAATGTAGGAGTACACGTCCACTGTTGGGCACTTTTACAGCAGTATCTTGGCCTAGATGGTTCTTTTGATCTCATCTGGTACTCCTGTGCTGAACAGAGAAGTTGAACACTAATTTTCAAAAATGTAGTAAGTTAGATTGCTAAATCTTTTCTGAAGATCTGTTGACTTGTTCTAGAAGAAACTGTGAAATATGGTATTTAATACAGTTTATTATTCTGTCTCCATGAAAAGAGTTCATGTTCAGTATAGTATCTGTTTTGCATGTGAGAATTTTTGTGCAGCTAGCCAACAGTTGGTTTCCCTTTTCTAATTACTTTTGCCCTTGTATGATAAAgatgaaacagttaaaaaaaccccaactttaaGAATGGGAAGTCATCCAAAGGTAAGCCTCTATCTTAGTTCTAACAAAACCGAAACTGTACACATCTGTCAAGGAATCAGGAGACCCTCATgtaatagaatttttttaatctaaaccGGAAGTTTCCTGCAAATTTGATATTGTATAGAACTGCAAAAGACATGAGTGAATCCTAGCTCTGCCAGTGGTATGACATGTGCTGTGAAACCACCTCTCTTCACTTTTTAGGTTGTGTTTTTGTATATGTAGAATGGGGATGATAGTTGTATTCTTCACACccttctttttctgcagaggtGCAGTGAAGGTGATTTTAATATGCATAGGTTTATATGCAGATTTTTGATTTGTCAGATTGTGTACAATGTAGCTTTCTTGGGCTACAGAATAATATAAATCTAAGAtagggggaaagggaaggagagaacaTAATCATGGCAGCACGGTCTTTCTGGGAAAGAGATAGGCATAAAGGTCTAAGGAAGAACGATTTTATAGGAATTGAAAGTTTCTTAATAAAACAGTGCTGAGAAGTCCATCGATCATTCTATTAGAAGATGGGTAAGAAACCTACGGAGACTATCTTGACTAAACTGCAACTCCTTTGGTTATCTGATACTCAAGAATGTATTAAACAGAAGGCAGAAACGATGTTGTGGAGGATGACTAAAAGAGGATAGTCTGAATTTGTAGGGACAGAACTTGGAAAGACTGGACGTAAAATGCGATGCCATTAGTGAATAATATAACTGGTAATGAAAAATCATGTTATATCTTCATCAGAGTCAAACCTTTATTATCACTGAGCAGATCTAGGCTGCAGAATAGTCACGGCACACTTAACATCgtcccttctctgttttttttccttttgctttaatggaccttgttttccatttaaattattttaaaaaaataattatactaaATACAGTATATTCTAGTTTAATTTGCAAGTAAGTATGTCTTACTCAGTTTTGCTTTATGTAAGTTAGCCAATCCATTATTAATGCAGAAATTCAAAGTCGATTATAATTATttggagaaagacaaaggaatGAATTCTGGAAGTTGGAGGGAAAGTTAACACAGTCATGTTGAGGAATTGTGTTGTACTTTGAAAGATAGACCTATGTTTGAATTGTCCTTAACAAAATGATGTAAGAAATTAGGACAAGTGCAAAGTAGTATTCCTAGTTAGGAATAAGTATCTACACAATTCAAGATACAGGGGGTCACTTCTAGGCAGTGTTATACAGGAAAGGACTTTAGAGTTCATGTGGGTCACCAACGTCAATcaacagttttatttctctcagtaGAATAAGATGGTGAAAAAGAAGTCATAAAGAGAGTGTGGTAATCCTTCCATCTCACTTGATACTAAAATTATGACACATAGGGTACTCATCTTAGGACATCGCActtaaaagattatttaaagAAAGCTATCAGGAATCATAAGAAGAACAGAAGGTAAGACTGACAGGGAAAGGCTGAAAGAACTAAGGTTGTTTGGTTGAGAGAAGACAAAGCTGGAAGCTTATTCTCTTCCtcttaaaagaaaacctttactTTTTGACAACTATTTTCAGTGACAGCACAAGACTACAGGTAATGGGTATAATTTGCAGCAAGAGAGTAGATAAGCATAGGACTGATTTTCTTATTCTAAAGGAACTGGAGCCCTACAGTATTGTGTTTATGGAAACTGAGTTAGAAAGATTTCAAGTTAATCAAGGTATGGAGAGCTGTTTGAGTAGTTAACCTTCATGGTTCCCTTCAGCccagttttcatttaatttgaggAATGAAGTAGACCACCACAGGAGCTTGTTTTTGTGAACAATATTTGTATAGACATGGTGAAGAATAAATCCCTGAATTGTATGGAAAACCACCAAAAAGTTGTTCtttgtgtcttaaaaaaaatcaaattaacaaTAAAAGAGATAcaagggatttttaaaaactaGGGCTAAGGGAAACTATGAAACTTTCTGCTTCCAGAGATGAGTGAGGCAAATACCttaatgtagtttaaaaaatGGCAGTGGCAACACTAGACTCTGTATTTTCATGTTTGAAAATCACGGACTTTGTATCATACATCCCTAAGCTTGAAGCTTTATTCCCTTTAAGCTTGAAGCATATTCCCTTTGTTCAAACTCAGATTGATACTGTCTTTTGACAGTCTAGGAAGAGTTTTTCTCTGTGACAGATTAAGTTAAAGATCAATGTTGTTactctcttttttgtttcttggcTTAGAAACTTAACCCCCGTAATTTACTGTTTAATGGTAAACTTCTTACAAAGCTCTGACTGAGCTGTTAACTCAAAACACCATAGTGcaaaaagttaggaaaaaaaaattctgggaaCTCTACATTGCATTGAATGCAACTCTGCTTCCTTACATAGGTTTATACCTACTAGAAATGTTTAGGCAGATGAGGATGTCTCTTACCTGAATAATGAATCAATGAGAAATGTATACCCATAGTTTTAAGTGAATAATACTTAGTCTGGGTTTGTTTTACTTAGACTGATAGTGCATACTGTGAAAACTTACATGGGGTATTTATATAGCAGAACAGCCTTATTTTAGTTAAACTTTTGTAAAAGTTTTGGTAAGCTGGGCAGCAGCTTGAAGGCAGAGGGAATTCTGAGGGTTTGTCATATGAAGCTAAAGTACAGATAAATGAATCTGCATAATGAACTTCCTTCACTGAAAGAAGCTCCTTTTTTAGAGTTGATTGGTATTCCATGCCAAATTTTACTTGTAAATTGGAAATTTAGATATCAACTTCTTCgctaatttttcttcaaaatatgtgGTACAGCTAGTGTAGTGAATGTATTTGTGTTCATTAATGACTTTCCATATATTTTAAGTACAGGTCacagatttatttgaaaaattgcaAGTGTATATACACAGTTATAGAAGCAGAAAATAGTTTTGGATTGTATGTAGAAGCACACTGAAACAGATAATTAGTGATACATGTATACTGAAATAAGGCCTTCACCAGGAGGGTTTGCCTCAggtgaaataaattatataaataacattttaggCTTGAAGTTTGAAGGTTGCCCAGTGTCTGTCTAACCTCAGAGGATTAGGCAACTATATTATTTAGAACTTCAAATTTTTGGTATTGTTTTCGTAGTGGTTCAGTTAAAGGTGAACATAAACTGTATTTGTTAAATTGGTGCAAGCTTTCTTTGCTTTAACTTGAATCTAGTTCTTAGCTGACATAAGAAAAGCTTGCTTATACAAGGTTTAAACTGGCATCTGCCTCTGAGTAACAAAATTTGGTCTGTTGTTTTACATTATGGCATAATGGCAAAGTGCATTCATACACAAAACAGTTTTACAGTAAATTCTAAAGAGCCAGGTTTAATCGTAAGCTTATTTAAACTACTGCACAGTGAATTAAaaagtttttcaaagaaaaaagacaaaaaaaccctattcAATGAAATTAAGCCTGAAAAAGACTATGACAGTATGTTATTGAACAGTATTGTTTCTAGAGCTTAAACATCTTTTAAGAAAAGTTGTAAAAGTTATTTTACATTAATACAATTGCAAAAAACCTTAAAGATTCATCTAATGTATTTTGGCTTTAGTAATGAATGCAAAAATTCACTCATCAAAATCTGAGCTTATGTAAGGGAAGGTTCGgttacttaaaaatattaatataaaattatgaacATTATTTACATGGAAGAGATTGAATGTCTCTTGTCATGGACCAAACCCAAGAGATGGTTTGTAGAAATTTTATGATGTTGCTGATAATTAGCTTCTATGACCAGAAACTCATTAGAAAGTGAAGTATTAAGATACTCTTGTTCTCTTCCTTAAAGTGAAGACTCTGCTACAGTCATTTGGCCTTACTCTTTTAGTGCTTTGCTGTGATTTTGCTGATTCTTTTTGATTTGTCCTTTTTTGTCCTTTTACTTTTTGATTGCACTGAGTATCCTGAGTATCAGAAGAATTAAGAGTGGCTTCTGTACATGAAGCATTACTGTCCTGAGGACTCTGCCCTTCGTTGTCCATTCTAACTTTGCTCGGGCTGTATGCAGCTAACTGACAGAGAGCTACAGCTGCTGTTTGTTTCTGTTCGTCACAGCTGTCAATTATTCTTAAGTCTTGAGCTTCATTACGGTGAGCTGTAAAAGATTTGTCACAGGCACTGTTAACAGGGTTCTTGGGGTTACATGCATCTGCTCCGGAGGTTTCGTTTTCAGTGTTTGGAGAAGTAGTAGTACCATTATCATGAGACGGACTGTGGAATGACGTTTTCAGGCTTACTGTGTTACAGGAATCTTTTACAGAGAGGTTCAAAGGCATGTCTTGCAATTCCAGAAAGTTCTGACTTTCGGTTTTGGATGTGGCTTTGTATGCATGCTCATGAATAGGTCCTGCGTTTGTGTCAGCCTTTTTTGAAAGGTTAAGGGGAACTATCCCTGTGTCTTCTTCCGTGTTGGACAGTGAGCCTTCATTGTTACGGCATTCGTTCTGTGTATGTGAATCTTCATCAGTGACGTTAATGCTGaaagaaataagggaaaaaaaagcattcactATCAGTTGGTCTTTTAAATTGTGGCTGAGGAAGTgggcaggaagaagagaaaaaaatctggctAAAAGTCTGACAATTTTGTTGTTTCTCCTCTAGCTCCCCCAAGTCCCTTTCACCATACACATTGCTGTAATACAGGTAATTTCCTGAAATACACAGACACATGCATAGTAATGGTATTGCAAATACCTGATAGGCTTAAGGACAATGAATGGTCTACTCACTATAGCAACTGTGAgttgtgctgtgttttgcatAGTTAATACAGAACAAATTATCTCGATGctgtaaatttaaatatattttagggGCATTGCATGAAGTGTGTCCATCTATCTTTGTGTGTCCCTAGTAAATCTGACAGGAATTTGCAAAGTTATTTTACCTGGTAGGTGAATCTCCTCTATCTTGCTGTGTCGGCACACTTTGAAGTAGAGTTGGTTGATCAGTGCTTTTTCTCACAGGTCTGAAAGCTGTGAAGTTTTCTTCTGGTTGCTCATACTTGCCAAATGAGGTGGAAGATGACTTGTTAGAGAGGTCAAATAGGCCTTCGCATGCATGGCTTGTCTGAGTGAAGTTGGTTGGGCTAGGTCTGCCAGGGGAGCCTGTTGCCGCACTTCCTGCGAGAGGGCTCATTTTCGCATTCTCTCTTTCGTTTTGGTCATCTTTGGAATTACTTTTGGCATGCAATaatgtcatttctttttcataatcTGCTTGTTTTTTATGTGAACTTAGAGGGTATTGTTGGGATGGGCTTAAAGAAGCTGGGTACAGCAAGGTAGTTTCTTCCATTAGATGAGAATTTTGATCTCTGTTAATACCAGCTACGTGTGAAAATCGGTAAAATGGAGGATCTGTTGGCCTACAAAATCCATATGGTATTGGAGGAGTGGAATGATATTGTTGGAACAATCGATAGTGTTCATATGCAGATGGATTTATGGGTTTTGGAAGTGGCCCAGGGTGGGGAAGAAAGTGTCTTTGATCTTGGGTGCCATAGACAGACAGAGCAGAGTTTTCGCACTCTGAATTACCTGGAAGCAAGTAAGGTGTGTAGATAGCCAGCCTATGCTCATAAAAATGGGGTGAGTACTCAGGAATCATTGGTTGCATGTAAGGTGAAATGGAACCAAAGCCTTTTGTGGGAGCAACTTTATGTGGAAACTCTGGGAGGAAAGGAGAACCTGCTTTCCATGGGTGACTTGGTGCATGAAATGCAGACTTAGCGTGAAAAGGTGAGCTTTTGTTAGAGAGTGATATAATTTCAGATACTTCAGTAGTTTCCGGGCCTTTACTATCTCTGTGTTCTCCTACAGGAACGAAAGCTGAGGGCCTTACAATGCTGTCCAAAAGGGGCTGCATGCTGAGAGTGCTTTCTGTTGTAGTACTGGCAGGGGTTAATTCCTTCTGAATCGCAGGTTTTTGTCCTTGCAGTGCTGTGGTTGTTGCCTGGTTTTGTAATTCAACGTTTTCCTTGGCATCTTCTTTTGCAAAAGGATACTGAGGCTTTGAATCGAGATTTGACAGTCCATTTGTGACAGATTTAGAAGAAGTTGGTTTGACTGTAGATTCAAGCTGATTGATCTGTTTGGCCTCCAAGGAACTGGTCTTTGGACACTTGATAACACGATCCTGCTCCGATACTAAAGTAATTGAGTTTTTGCAGAGGCCATACTTCATATGGTTGAAAAGATGGGATTTCTCATTGCAAGTAAAGGGGCACTGAAAGCACTTGTACTTAAATGGCTTTCCTGGTGGTCTTGGGATGTAATGAGGCTTCTTTGGTTTACGTTCTTTGAGGagactcattttttttctgctttaaacaatTAAATGTAATGGTTCTTTATAAAAACTTTCTTGTGGTTAGCTTTCCTCAGTTTTAGCCTCTTGATGTTTCCAGTTTTTCAGGTTTCTAGAATCCTTCTTCCCAGGTGAAGAGAGGAAGCCAACTCCTGTGGTGTCTCACGGAAGAGGGGGTGCCGGAAAACAACACTTTTGCAACTGGTAGTGCAGGAACTGTAAcacaaagtttttaaaattagctGTAGTGGAACATTAGAACTAAATACAAAGTAATACATTCTTTTAACTCTA is a genomic window containing:
- the ZNF750 gene encoding zinc finger protein 750, whose amino-acid sequence is MSLLKERKPKKPHYIPRPPGKPFKYKCFQCPFTCNEKSHLFNHMKYGLCKNSITLVSEQDRVIKCPKTSSLEAKQINQLESTVKPTSSKSVTNGLSNLDSKPQYPFAKEDAKENVELQNQATTTALQGQKPAIQKELTPASTTTESTLSMQPLLDSIVRPSAFVPVGEHRDSKGPETTEVSEIISLSNKSSPFHAKSAFHAPSHPWKAGSPFLPEFPHKVAPTKGFGSISPYMQPMIPEYSPHFYEHRLAIYTPYLLPGNSECENSALSVYGTQDQRHFLPHPGPLPKPINPSAYEHYRLFQQYHSTPPIPYGFCRPTDPPFYRFSHVAGINRDQNSHLMEETTLLYPASLSPSQQYPLSSHKKQADYEKEMTLLHAKSNSKDDQNERENAKMSPLAGSAATGSPGRPSPTNFTQTSHACEGLFDLSNKSSSTSFGKYEQPEENFTAFRPVRKSTDQPTLLQSVPTQQDRGDSPTSINVTDEDSHTQNECRNNEGSLSNTEEDTGIVPLNLSKKADTNAGPIHEHAYKATSKTESQNFLELQDMPLNLSVKDSCNTVSLKTSFHSPSHDNGTTTSPNTENETSGADACNPKNPVNSACDKSFTAHRNEAQDLRIIDSCDEQKQTAAVALCQLAAYSPSKVRMDNEGQSPQDSNASCTEATLNSSDTQDTQCNQKVKGQKRTNQKESAKSQQSTKRVRPNDCSRVFTLRKRTRVS